The proteins below are encoded in one region of Scatophagus argus isolate fScaArg1 chromosome 24, fScaArg1.pri, whole genome shotgun sequence:
- the LOC124055798 gene encoding vegetative cell wall protein gp1-like, with translation SAATPSPAAPPPSASTPGPATPSPSAATPSPATPSPSATTPDPATPSPSAATPGPATPPPSASTPDPATPSPSATTPGPTTPPPSAATPSPATPSPSADTPSPATPPPSATTPDPATPSPSAATPSPATPSPSAATPGPATPPPSASTPDPATPSPSATTPGPTTPPPSAATPSPATPSPSAATPSPATPSPSAATPDPATPSPSAATPGPATPSPSASTPDPATPSPSATTLGPTTPSPSATTPDPATPSPSATTLGPTTRSPSATTLG, from the coding sequence TCTGCTGCCACGCCAAGCcctgctgctccacctccttctGCTTCCACCCCAGGCCCTGCtactccatctccttctgctgcCACGCCAAGCCCTGCtactccatctccttctgctACCACTCCAGACCCTGCtactccatctccttctgctgcCACCCCGGGCCCTGCTACTCCACCTCCTTCTGCTTCCACCCCAGACCCTGCtactccatctccttctgctACCACCCCGGGCCCTACTACTCCACCTCCTTCTGCTGCCACGCCAAGCCCTGCtactccatctccttctgctgACACGCCAAGCCCTGCTACTCCACCTCCTTCTGCTACCACTCCAGACCCTGCtactccatctccttctgctgcCACGCCAAGCCCTGCtactccatctccttctgctgcCACCCCGGGCCCTGCTACTCCACCTCCTTCTGCTTCCACCCCAGACCCTGCtactccatctccttctgctACCACCCCGGGCCCTACTACTCCACCTCCTTCTGCTGCCACGCCAAGCCCTGCtactccatctccttctgctgcCACGCCAAGCCCTGCtactccatctccttctgctgcCACTCCAGACCCTGCtactccatctccttctgctgctACCCCGGGCCCTGCtactccatctccttctgcttCCACCCCAGACCCTGCtactccatctccttctgctACCACCCTGGGCCCCACtactccatctccttctgctACCACTCCAGACCCTGCtactccatctccttctgctACCACCCTGGGCCCCACTACTCGATCTCCTTCTGCTACCACCCTGGGC
- the ftcd gene encoding formimidoyltransferase-cyclodeaminase isoform X2, which produces MAQLVECVPNFSEGRNKEVIDAISAAISGTSGCSLLDVDPGASTNRTVYTFVGSPEAVVDGALNAARQAFSLIDMSKHSGEHPRTGALDVCPFIPVQNVSMEDCVNCANVFGQKLAEMLHVPVYLYGEAARKETRRSLPSVRAGEYEALPEKLKRDGWAPDFGPSVFVPSWGATVTGARKFLIAYNVNLIGTKEQAHRIALDIREQGRGKDQPGLLQKVQGMGWYLDEANIAQVSTNILDYELTPLHTVYEEICRDAEELKLPVVGSQIVGLIPLKALLDSADFYIRRDQLFILEEEHKVRLVISKLGLDSLGPFNPKERIIEYMVRPQEDSQLVSLSLQQFVQRVGARTAAPGGGSVSAAVAALGAALGAMVGQMTYGKRQFENLDGVMRRLIPPFHQAMNELLLMVDADSSAFNSYMAALKMPKNTAEEIKRQKYWDS; this is translated from the exons ATGGCTCAGCTGGTGGAGTGTGTCCCCAACTTCTCCGAGGGTCGAAACAAAGAG GTGATCGATGCCATCTCGGCAGCCATCTCCGGCACCTCCGGCTGCAGCCTGCTGGACGTCGACCCCGGAGCCTCCACCAACCGAACCGTCTACACCTTCGTGGGCTCTCCGGAGGCCGTGGTGGATGGAGCGTTGAACGCCGCCCGGCAGGCCTTCAGCCTCATCGACATGAGCAAACACTCAG GTGAGCATCCGCGGACCGGAGCGCTGGACGTTTGTCCCTTCATCCCCGTCCAGAACGTCTCCATGGAGGACTGTGTCAACTGCGCCAACGTGTTTGGACAGAAACTGGCGGAAATGCTGCATGTCCCCG tgtATCTTTATGGAGAAGCAGCACggaaagagacaagaagaagtCTTCCTTCTGTGCGGGCCGGGGAGTACGAGGCTTTACCTGAGAAG ttGAAGCGTGACGGTTGGGCCCCAGACTTCGGCCCCTCCGTGTTCGTACCGTCATGGGGCGCCACGGTGACTGGCGCTCGCAAGTTCCTCATTGCCTACAACGTGAACCTGATCGGGACCAAGGAGCAGGCTCATCGCATCGCGCTGGACATCAGGGAGCAGGGCCGCGGCAAAGAccag CCCGGGCTGCTGCAGAAGGTGCAGGGGATGGGCTGGTACCTCGACGAGGCCAACATCGCTCAGGTGTCCACCAACATCCTGGACTACGAGCTGACCCCCCTCCACACGGTGTACGAGGAGATCTGCAGGGATGCCGAG GAGCTGAAGCTGCCGGTGGTCGGCTCTCAGATCGTCGGTCTGATCCCTCTGAAGGCCCTGCTGGACTCTGCTGACTTCTACATCCGCAGGGACCAACTCTTCATCCTGGAAGAGGAGCACAAAGTCCGGCTG GTGATCAGTAAACTCGGCCTCGACTCTCTCGGCCCATTCAACCCCAAGGAGAGAATCATAGA GTACATGGTGAGGCCACAGGAGGACAGCCAGCtggtgtctctgtctctgcagcagtttgttcagAGGGTCGGCGCTCGGACGGCGGCTCCTGGTGGAGGAtcagtctctgctgctgtcgCTGCTCTG gggGCGGCACTGGGCGCCATGGTGGGCCAGATGACCTACGGGAAGAGGCAGTTTGAGAACCTGGACGGTGTGATGAGGAGGCTGATCCCTCCCTTTCATCAGGCCATGAacgagctgctgctgatggtggaCGCCGACTCGTCCGCCTTCAACAGCTACATG